The DNA sequence gcttttaacgatatcgcagcaatatcatggaggatCCTCAGTAAAGAACATATTCGAGTACTTTTATTATGCTCTTGTTAGTTTCTGTTTGTCCACATTCAGTGGATCCAACTTCTAGTACGAAATCCTACGCTATACCCTACAAACCAATATCTGTTTACAAAGAATGGGCTATACCACATCAGATAAATGTGACTTTTGCAGCATTTATTTTGGGAATGTGATTTGTGTATGGCTACTGTGGAGCACACTAGTAGGTTGGCTTAAAGAAAAATCTCAAATAGAAACTCATTTCAATGAAGAAGGGATTCTCACTGATTTTCCAGAGAGAACAATGTACCAACTAAACATAAGCATCATGATTTTCTAAAATACGATATTTGACCAGAAGCAGAAACGATTGGAAACCTTTGAAATACGAATTATAATAATGTTACTAAATATGCTGATGAAATGTCAAAtagaatattttacaaattctGGTCTCCTTGTCTTTCTCTGTACATGCAATTGTTTTGTGTAATTGATACCTGTATGTACCTTCAAATGCAAGTTTAAATGATTAAAAGAAAGTTCATTTTGGTCATTTCTCTGAAACCTTGTCTTTCATGAATGAATTAGAATCATGAATCATAATGCGttattggaaaatgtattggaatATATCTGTTTTCACAAATATAATTCTTGAAATATTCTTTTCGTGTTTTTAGCACTGGCTGCCCAAATGGCTGGGTATTCAACCGAGATGGTTCAGCCTTTTGGATACAGTGCCGTTCCCCATCCGCCACTTCATTCTCGAATGCAGCCTCTTCTTAATCCTCTTCTTTCCTACCCACTTTCTGCTAATCTTCCTCCTCCTTATTTTCTTCCTGCTACACAACCTCCTCCTAATTCTGCTTctgctgctcctgctgctgctaaTCAACCTCCTCCTAATCCTGCTCCTGCTACTCCTGCTCCTGCTAATcctgctgctgctcctgctTCTACTCCTAACCCCTCTCCTGCTAGTGCTGCTCCTTCGAATCCTCCTCCTCAGCAGGCGCCTTCCCCTAACTAAAGTTAGCATCTGTTTTGATTACAGCCTCTCGCAACTGTGCACATACATATAGGAAATGAATTGGTGTATACCGACCTATACTGCTCAAAAGAAGTGAAATTACTGTCATGTCACTACACGGTGTAGCTAATGTGTCACGTCATGAAGGGTTGCCGTCAGTAATATGGAAGACACATAAcgtcacattttaataaaaaaagaaCCCTGTGTTCTTTACGGTCTCACATATGCTTccttaaaaataatttttacATTTTGCAAACCAATTAGCCACAATTAACTCCTCCTCTGTTGCTATGCCGTTGTCTCTCAGCCCCCTCCACAATCTCTCGCACTTGACTGGTTGTCAAAAATACGACAAAGGGCAGAGAACTATGCCCCCGTTCCACAAAGTGGTTGTAGTGCTCCTAACTGCCATACTTTAACTTAGACTTACGACAGCTATAGCCtcacgatcgctttgaggaaaaGGGCTCTGGTGATCTGTCAGTATCAGGCCCTTCAGCCTTTGAACTGTGTGGATTATACCTGCCACTTCGGTGCCAAGGTATTCCGAAAGATGTTTTCTTGGAATGAGATCTCGTTTTGTCATAGTTAAATCACTGAACTTAATGTTCATATGGATCAATATATGTTCACATCAGCTGAATAAAATGAACCTGTAACCTGCTTCATATATTTATAATTAGTAGTCACAATAATACAAtatgtttagtgtttaaaacatgtttgtctATATGGTTTGGGATAAGTGAGTTATGTGAAGTCTGTTCCATGGCAAATTTGATCTACAGCCTTGACACTGTTAGCATTGCTGTCATGTTTAACGACTTTACATAGAAACAAGAGTCCCTGTTGATGAAGGGCAATAGCAAAGGGTCTGAATGTGCTTTGAATCGCTGGTTCTTCATGATCATGAACAATAAAGGTAGTTTTGATAATACATAGTTGTGGATGTAGAATTTTTGTGTGTTACCTATTATCACTGTTCGTGCTAAGACTGATTAAGTTCTTCACCATCCTTCTCCTCTCTACACTCAGCCCAGACAGTCTACAGCACTTTACCTACATGGTGCTACTCAGTCAAACCTGCTGAGACGTTTTCGGAAGACATGTAGACTTccaaacactgcagccttctgcgtTACCCGAAgtgtcagagtgagtgaaagaCTTCAGTTCTATGCAggaatcagcaatattccagctatttggcggtggTTTGTGAAGAATTGaatctgaacaagacaatccagtgatcagctgcgtgagaatcgatctgcgcaattaataactgacatttgtcaaccacgtcaacgagccttaccacccgatcccgttattcgcctcttacgacaagcacagtcgccttttgtggcaagcatgggttgctgaaggcctattctaccccggaacgtTCACGGGtcggacaagcatgggtttctgaagttCAATCCTAGCTTGGTCCAAAGTACCAGCAGGGCTGCAACGCTGACAGCAAATGTGACTGTGTACTCTTCTAATGTCACTCAGAAGAGTATAAAGCAGCAAACCTAGGGTAAGAAGAGCAGTTTGGGGGTCGGACAACTTGGTACTTGGGGATCAAGCGTGATATTCTGGTAGcgaggtgtaccatgacttttCCAGATCCCAGTTAATTCATTTGTGTCAAACGTATATGAGATTCATTGAAATACATACTATATTCGTGAACAAATTCCTGCACTCCCTCCTAACAAACaaatagaaatgaaaaaaacctaccccccaaacaaaaacaaaacaaacgaacaaacaaaagcaaaacacaAACAGCAACAACGAGAACAacgacgacaacaacaacaacaataaaaacaaaacaacacaaaacaaacaaaacatcaaacacgccaATAACGACCAAGCCAAGTTTTTGTTGGTTTGGATACGAGTAAGTCTGTGTTTTGTATTTGAATATATCTATGATTTATTGACCAAAGATTGTCACAACTTAGATAGACTAGTACAGACAAAGGAACAATCGGTATTTCATAATAGAAATACACATGCATGTACAAAGGGTATATACAAAAGACATATACGAAGCGAATATAAGAACAGAATAAGTGAATAAGTATGGATCATTACAGCTGTAATGTGAACTTTCGGTACATCCGGGAAACCCATCTACGTGACCGCCATCGTGCCGCACGGGACACAACACAAGAACATTTTGGAGcccgaagagtgtccgatcagacaatcagggaccgtctccgagaagtaggaatacgtgccgaacgtccaaaagttgccccctccttgacacgactacatcgacgtcgtCGAGTGAGGTGGTGTAACACAGTCCTGCCATGCAACAtggcaaactggaggcgcatatgGTTTAGCAATGAATCTCGGTATCTCCTCAggcgacgtgatggtagagaccgtgtctacaagagacgtcatgaacgttttgctcctaactgcatcagacaggtggacagattcgaTGGCGAgaatgttatggtgtggggagcgATCTCATACACCCACAGATCGGAACatgtgcttgtccaaggcacTCTGACGGCCAGTCGATACATGGATCTTGTTGACCGTCATCGGGAGCTCTTCaaacaggacaacgccaggccccacacCGCACGTGTCAGCGTGAACTACCTGACCAACAACAACATCATTACCCTCCCCTGGCCCGCCAGATCCCCGAATCTAAACCCAATCACcaacacctttgggatcagatcgatagaaGGGTACGTCGACGTCTTAATCCatcagttgttccacatgctgcgaaggattccacaacaagtgagtgagtgagtgagtgagttaatatttaacgtcacatcggcaatatctcagctatatcgtgacgaggacacttaatgaacacttaaatgaaatatatgcacattctaaaatctgtcaacgaaggacagtaaaacaactagaatatcacaagtttaattaaaaccagcatgaaaagttaaaaccaatatcactatttagacaatacaatatacgaacgggctatagatcgccaacaacagagggtagatcaccacactagggaccatggggacttacagtacctttgctacctgcatggaccctagctggatttacatcaccccttcagctgctggcgagtgtaccatatgctagccaaaattaaaacaacaagaatactacgattaaaaacctggtagattgaaatttacatcgaatgtttttggacttacgtaccctctcaggaggacaataattttacaatacttcgaccccctttgagggtacagccactaacaattctagttacaaatctaaactaccaataattaaaatacatctatttacatctCATACCATTCATAATTCAATCacgaaatcaatttcctttaaaaaaccaatgattaaatgagaattaacagtgttaaaaagatccttgacagttttgacattgaaatatttatcccttgtgatggagaatccAACGCAGTCAATCAGGATATGCTtcaccgtgactctctcatcacaagggatacaaaacggatgatcctcaccttttaacaggtgcacatgagtatatctagtatggccaatacgacatcgtcttaaaataacctcttcaaatctggactgacagcccaaataggtgtaaccaatatacggttttatttcatgtaatttatttatacctacttgggtgtcccacttcttctgcatcagaccaaGGATGTAGGTCCCAATGCTTGTTTTGTAATCagggtatggaagaagaagtggtgtcacaaatttgttgagtgctgtttttgcagcaagatcggccaccacattcccagaaatacctacgtgactgggtaaccaacaaaagacgatgtcatattggccagtagcaagagtattatacagttcaataatttcaattaaaagtggatgtttacaagaaatatttttaatagcctgaaggcaaggaagagagtcggaatatattatatactgtttaagtttcgggtgtctttgaatatatttaagagctgttataTGGCGTTAACTTCTGCTGTAAAACCAGAAccattgtctggtaatctagaagatactgttctggatccaatgacagtagcacaagcaactgcgccaccgtccttggacccatctgtaaataaggatttgtaattgttatatgtatgtttcaattgattatattcttgtttatactataactcattcgtttctgattttttaaatgtagttaatgttaggtcaacctgtggcctaaccaactgccaagtgggggaggaaagaagacggaaaggagctatatatattgtccagctcaataccagcagtagcaataaacggctttattctgagtccaagaggtggaacaagagaagactttttgctatacaaatcctcataaagaagattgaagacacagttatatgcagggttagattcgtaagagtatagttttgcgatatattgtaaagatatgacacggcgttgtgcaagagatggttcatcggcctcaacgtgtagactgtcaataggtgaagttcggaaagacccaagacaaagtcttaaactttggtggtggacagaatcaagaagtttaaggttgcttttgcaggttccaccatatacgatggagccataatcaagtttagaacgtacgagtgatcgatagagatggagatgggtagcttgatcccctccccatttagaatttgacaccactttcaataagtcaagtgctGTCAGGCATTTACtcttaagagatttaatatgtggtaaaaacgttaagtgtgaatcaaagattagacccaagaatttggctttcttcacaactttaatcggcgtgCCGTCTAGAGATAGTGCAGGGTCTTTATGtagtttgtatttacgacaaaaatgtagcttttgatttagaaaatttaaagccgttttcaagacaccatttattcattttattcacaactgcaattgccgttcaacggtatgcatatttttaccacgacacgaaatattaaaatcatccacaaataacgatccatcaattgaatcatttaaatcttttgataaactgttgatcttgatgctaaaaagagtgacagacaaaataatgTCTTGTGGAACGATCCTGAtcgtaatgatcagacagggttgaaccgacacggacctggaattgtctgttatttaaaatcttggctataaattcatgCAAACGACCttgcaacccgaagtcatgtaaatctcttaaaatgccatatttccaagtagtgtcatatgttCTTTCAAGaccaaaaaagatagacacagcgtgttggttgttaattagtgcgtttttaacgaatgattctagTCGCACGAGGTGTTTTTacagaaaccacactgtatatctgtgataaggttatttgtttccaagtaccaaacaagtcaattatttatcatgcgttccatggtcttgcaacacagctagttaatgaaatcggaagataactggatggatccgtatgatcacgtccaggtgtaggtattggtactactatggcgtgacgccatgagggaggaaagttacccgatgtccaaatatcatcaaaatatttaggagagtttccagacaggattctggtaaatgtgtCAGGAGttcataatgtatgttatcagctcctgtagcagtatcatgagcttgatcaagagcagtattgaGTTcgtgaatagaaaacgttttattctaatcttccccattatcagaattgaaattaatagttttcatttcttgttgtttttgatattgctgaaatttaggtatataattaaaAGAGGaacaatgtttagcgagagtttcgcccagtttatttgcaatatctgatttatcagtaagtaattgatctccatgtttaagatgatggacagtagatttagtacatttacctttaattttctggaccatgttccataccttggacataggtgtccgagaatttattttagatacataattttgccaagattggcgtttgttgtgttaaaagtacgccgtgctttagcatttaaatttttaaatttatttaaatcatgcaccacaggatggcgacggaaataatgttctgcctttttccttgccttcgtagcttgtttgcattcatcgctgaaccatggttttcgaatatgtggaactgcagaggactttggtatacactcgtcagctatggaattcagttcatcagaaaaacatttaatagtatcaggaacgtcaataaaatgttcaggATTAAGAttctccgcacacagtgtttcatataaagcccagttagcctttttaaaattccgccttgatgatggaggaatatcagatggagttacagttTTTAGaatagttggaaaatggtcacttccacaaaggtcatcgtggactgaccattcaaattcagttagtagttctgaatttgtgagtgacaagtcaaaaGCAGagtaggtccctgtaccagggtgtaaatatgtgttggaaccatcattataaatacataaatcactgtcagaacaaaagtcctccaacaacttacctttaatatttgtagttacactatcccagagtgggttgtgaccatttaaatctcccattataatacagggcttcgggagttggacATAttgagcttgaagatcagttttggcaaacgtcgaagatggcgaaatatagagtgagcatagcgtaaacgctatatgtaaagtaattctcacagcaacatcCTGcaaattagtaataagtgaaacagggctttgaataacgttttgtctgactagaacggatgacccgccagtggctgtATCACCCTGAGgttaaaaacaatgatatgcattaaaatgacgaaggtcaaatgtatctgttagttttaaatatgtctcttggagacatatcgctgaaggtgtgaaatcttggactcaTAGctgttccactgtacaatattattggaataaactatcttttgaagggatttattggggatctaccccgcaatcttttggagggcgacaagctatgtgccctagaatgggcgttttcagaaacgtccatgtcttcaagagacccgtatttattaaacaattgaattttgttctgtgaccctttgggagctctgccactttgttgttttgaagcatcaggcttaggtttaggtttaccttccacagtttgttgactatcagctgtcgattgagactttgagtgtgactgagatgatgatgatttgtgatcagaagaagacttggatgtactaggaagtgattcctcagtctgaaaTGATATGGCAGGACACAAAACCTGTGGAGAattgcaatttacccaagtcaaggtagtctggcagTCCGtgaatgattttgttattttagaggtagactccgatgatgtttttgctactgtagcatacctttctggaagatcagacctctttacctgTTTTTTTtcgcctcagaaaaggagacactttaagtaaactttattctgtttatctccatttgctcttcccaaataggacactgttttgaaaatgaggaatgctcgcctgaacagttggtgcatttttttacattactgtcacaatcttctgttgtgtgtgtctttccacttcagtgagcacacacaacagacaatgtgcaagtattgacatcgaggccaaacttttggcatttgaaacaccgaaggggattcggaatgtacttttccacactgatattacagtatccagctttaagtgatgttggagcagtaggtaatgagaaagaaaacagagaggtattagtttgaatagttgtgttgtttttccgggttgtgaaacgtttgacatataatacaccctgatcttCCATTTCGGAAGCGATATCAAGTTTACGCATGTCTGCCAGCAAGCGCACTCGATCACGTAcgattcccttactcgtgttcagtgttttgttggtCGTGACAATAACCGAagtaccaacaaaagtgtcgATATTCAAAAGGTTGGCTGACTGTTGCTTTCTGGCGCACTCaatcaacagtgcaccagaacgtaatcgtccaatgttctttacttcgccagcaatgccttggatacccttagacacaACAAACGGGTTCAGCGTCAAAGGtgtgttatctttggtctcaatgacaaggaaacgtggccagtaatcgatCTGTTTGGACG is a window from the Haliotis asinina isolate JCU_RB_2024 chromosome 9, JCU_Hal_asi_v2, whole genome shotgun sequence genome containing:
- the LOC137295804 gene encoding uncharacterized protein; the encoded protein is MGAIGLVTGLLLLLLEDVRTELCYNNFMNCENGCCGSTCCENNIPVIVGSTVGGVVFIVILIISVCVYVKKGNKADRTIGVDPNMLATTALAAQMAGYSTEMVQPFGYSAVPHPPLHSRMQPLLNPLLSYPLSANLPPPYFLPATQPPPNSASAAPAAANQPPPNPAPATPAPANPAAAPASTPNPSPASAAPSNPPPQQAPSPN